The following are encoded in a window of Lichenicola cladoniae genomic DNA:
- a CDS encoding ATP12 family protein has translation MSGTIRKRFWTAVRHEPDGDRYRIMLDERPLKVPGGPLLRLQSEALAAAVSDEWTRAGGQVGDAFGPEMLPLTRLAGTQQERVAPRRPAVVSALLGYVDGDLLCYRATYPEVLLERQQGAWEPWLDWCAARHGARLVVGQGVMPLVQPVDATTALEQALHAQSDAALTGLGVLVPILGSLVLGLAVADGALGADAATGLALLDETYQLEHWGADADTSQRQAALLQEAREAERFMTLSVGAGRGPPGTLQRWLIEGRVQGVGYRMWLVAEARLLGLTGWVRNLRDGRVEALLQGPEQAVSNLLAAAHVGPMAARVTGIATELRTDPIAPVGFTQASSSDQPLEPYSSR, from the coding sequence ATGAGCGGCACGATCCGCAAACGGTTCTGGACGGCGGTGCGCCATGAGCCGGATGGCGACCGCTACCGGATCATGCTGGACGAACGGCCGCTGAAGGTCCCCGGCGGCCCGCTGCTCCGGTTGCAGTCCGAGGCGCTGGCGGCTGCGGTGTCGGACGAGTGGACGCGGGCAGGCGGACAGGTCGGGGACGCATTCGGCCCGGAGATGTTGCCGCTGACCCGGCTTGCCGGGACGCAGCAGGAACGCGTTGCCCCGCGCCGGCCGGCGGTGGTGTCGGCGCTGCTCGGATATGTCGACGGCGACCTGCTCTGCTACCGCGCGACCTATCCGGAGGTGCTGCTCGAGCGCCAGCAAGGCGCGTGGGAGCCCTGGCTGGACTGGTGTGCGGCTCGTCATGGTGCGCGCCTGGTCGTCGGGCAGGGGGTGATGCCGCTGGTGCAGCCAGTGGATGCGACCACCGCGCTCGAACAGGCCCTGCATGCGCAATCCGATGCCGCGCTGACCGGGCTGGGGGTGCTGGTGCCGATCCTCGGAAGCCTGGTGCTCGGGCTGGCGGTCGCGGACGGCGCTCTCGGCGCGGACGCGGCGACCGGCCTTGCCCTGCTGGATGAAACCTACCAGCTGGAGCATTGGGGCGCGGATGCCGACACATCTCAGCGGCAGGCCGCGCTGTTGCAGGAGGCGCGGGAAGCCGAGCGGTTCATGACGCTCAGCGTGGGTGCGGGTCGCGGCCCGCCCGGAACCCTTCAGCGCTGGTTGATCGAAGGCCGGGTGCAGGGCGTCGGCTACCGGATGTGGCTGGTCGCGGAGGCACGGTTGCTCGGACTGACGGGATGGGTGCGCAACCTTCGGGATGGCCGCGTCGAGGCGTTGCTGCAGGGACCGGAGCAGGCTGTCTCGAACCTGCTGGCCGCCGCACATGTGGGGCCAATGGCGGCACGCGTGACCGGGATCGCTACCGAGCTCCGGACGGATCCGATCGCACCTGTCGGCTTCACCCAGGCTTCAAGCTCGGATCAGCCCCTAGAGCCTTATTCGTCGCGTTAG
- a CDS encoding AsmA family protein, protein MGSTGAKGPVVKRPVVKRRRGLLSRLLLVALVLLAIVVGIALVVQSQLDDNSLRLRIERDVLRQTGRRLTLGTLHVRLLPVPTIEADDIAFADWPGGRRPQMLTAGAVRAHVALLPLLEHVVRLEGLTLDRPDILLERAADGQANWQMHKPEQPAGDDDGSSGTHSAPWEIQVGSVRLLDGSVAWQDLLHGSTGAVAGLRADGSGLAGDHPAATLTGQHGGAGFMLDAKSGPLARLDDAQADGAAWPIRLVATERQQDRETGRLVIDGTFTNPARERGYALDVEAHLDHLDALNALFPHAALPAADALSLRTHMVDEAAADAPHGQPELGFLSLHTGAFEVAPIVRSQAPSLSALSSVLVSALRIDARDRTAPVDVALDGRWHDQALSLHGTAGTLAGWQGWQHGGTPQPAPLALDLSIGGATAQLHGTVGNAALDLLIAARAPSLRALLRQGPDLTDMVLAGHVQMQPGAAVTVSDLRLESHQLAMTGSASWLGGTHPTVTAALDAAHVDLDALRSGWGTMDKPAPRVSQPAGPAPSSPPAVPGPPGQVIPFAALRLADLAVQLDAHELKLRQQTYHDLVAKLSVQDGKLALAPFSVTGPAGPIAGQLTADADGQALAVVLQPSMISAESLQSIFGRPTTLRGVLELVAELHATGGTTDALLGTMSGHFGASLVNGAVSNASLSGLVGRSVGIPAGGETKLRCLAFPASVSNGVATLSTLALQTRQLDVQGHGTVALADGRLDLHLLPKLSVGVAGASLPVHVGGHLGEPQAALDPAAPGGRFALTIGPVGPMLDLCGPALAAARFGNPGPQPAADTGRSDPGRSHKIPKPIDILRGLGLFR, encoded by the coding sequence ATGGGATCCACCGGCGCAAAAGGCCCTGTCGTGAAGCGCCCCGTCGTGAAGCGCAGGCGCGGGCTGCTCTCGCGCCTGCTGCTGGTCGCGCTGGTGCTGCTGGCGATCGTTGTCGGCATCGCGCTGGTGGTGCAGTCGCAGCTCGACGACAACAGTCTGCGGCTCAGGATCGAGCGCGACGTGCTGCGCCAGACCGGCCGCCGGCTCACGCTCGGCACGCTGCATGTAAGGCTGCTGCCGGTCCCGACCATCGAGGCGGACGATATCGCGTTTGCCGACTGGCCGGGTGGCCGCAGGCCGCAGATGCTGACGGCCGGTGCGGTCCGCGCACACGTGGCGCTGCTGCCGCTGCTGGAGCATGTGGTCAGGCTCGAAGGCCTCACCCTGGACCGGCCGGACATCCTGCTCGAGCGGGCGGCCGACGGGCAGGCCAACTGGCAGATGCACAAGCCGGAACAGCCGGCCGGCGATGACGATGGAAGCAGCGGCACGCATTCGGCGCCGTGGGAGATCCAGGTCGGCAGCGTGCGCCTGCTGGATGGCAGCGTCGCCTGGCAGGACCTGCTGCACGGATCGACCGGTGCGGTGGCGGGACTGCGGGCCGACGGCAGCGGGCTGGCCGGGGATCATCCGGCGGCGACGCTGACCGGCCAGCATGGCGGCGCCGGCTTCATGCTGGATGCGAAGTCCGGGCCGCTGGCTCGCCTCGACGACGCGCAGGCCGATGGTGCCGCGTGGCCGATCCGGCTGGTTGCCACGGAACGGCAGCAGGACCGCGAGACCGGCCGGCTCGTCATCGACGGGACCTTCACCAACCCGGCGCGGGAGCGCGGCTACGCGCTCGACGTCGAGGCGCATCTCGACCATCTCGACGCGCTGAACGCATTGTTTCCGCACGCGGCACTTCCGGCGGCGGACGCCCTGTCGTTGCGGACCCACATGGTCGATGAAGCTGCCGCCGATGCCCCGCATGGCCAGCCGGAGCTCGGGTTCCTGTCGCTGCATACCGGTGCGTTCGAGGTGGCGCCGATCGTCCGCAGCCAGGCGCCTTCCTTGTCGGCGCTGTCGTCGGTTTTGGTGTCGGCTCTCAGGATCGATGCGCGCGATCGCACGGCGCCGGTGGATGTGGCCCTCGATGGACGATGGCATGACCAGGCGCTCTCGCTGCATGGTACCGCCGGCACGCTCGCCGGATGGCAGGGCTGGCAGCATGGCGGGACGCCGCAGCCGGCGCCGCTGGCGCTCGACCTGTCGATAGGGGGCGCCACTGCGCAGCTGCACGGGACGGTGGGCAATGCGGCGCTCGACCTGTTGATTGCGGCCAGGGCTCCGAGCCTGCGAGCGCTGTTGCGCCAGGGGCCCGACCTGACCGACATGGTGCTGGCCGGACACGTGCAGATGCAGCCGGGGGCGGCGGTCACCGTGTCCGATCTGCGGCTGGAGTCCCACCAGCTTGCGATGACCGGCTCGGCAAGCTGGCTCGGTGGCACGCACCCGACCGTTACCGCCGCACTCGACGCGGCACATGTGGATCTGGATGCCCTGCGTTCTGGCTGGGGCACCATGGATAAACCGGCACCGCGGGTCAGCCAGCCAGCCGGCCCGGCGCCATCGTCACCGCCGGCGGTACCGGGCCCGCCGGGGCAGGTGATTCCGTTCGCGGCTTTGCGGCTGGCGGATCTCGCCGTGCAGCTTGATGCGCATGAGCTCAAACTCCGGCAGCAGACCTATCATGACCTTGTGGCGAAGCTCTCGGTGCAGGATGGCAAGCTGGCACTGGCGCCGTTCTCGGTAACCGGCCCGGCCGGCCCGATCGCCGGCCAGTTGACGGCGGATGCCGATGGCCAGGCGCTCGCGGTCGTGCTGCAGCCGTCGATGATTAGTGCGGAATCGCTCCAGTCCATTTTCGGACGGCCGACCACGCTTCGCGGGGTCCTGGAACTGGTCGCGGAACTGCACGCGACCGGCGGCACGACGGATGCGCTGCTCGGCACCATGTCCGGGCATTTCGGCGCATCTCTGGTGAACGGGGCGGTGTCGAATGCATCCCTGTCCGGGCTGGTCGGGCGCTCGGTCGGGATACCGGCCGGCGGCGAGACGAAGCTGCGCTGCCTGGCCTTTCCGGCATCGGTCTCGAACGGGGTGGCGACCCTTTCGACACTCGCCCTGCAGACCCGCCAGCTCGACGTGCAGGGACATGGCACGGTGGCATTGGCGGATGGGCGACTGGATCTGCATCTGCTGCCGAAACTGTCGGTCGGCGTGGCCGGAGCATCGTTACCGGTGCATGTCGGGGGCCACCTCGGCGAGCCGCAGGCGGCACTCGATCCGGCTGCACCCGGCGGACGCTTCGCCCTCACGATCGGGCCGGTCGGACCGATGCTGGACCTGTGCGGCCCGGCGCTGGCGGCGGCGCGGTTCGGCAATCCCGGTCCGCAGCCGGCGGCGGATACCGGCCGTTCGGACCCCGGGCGATCGCACAAGATCCCCAAGCCGATCGACATCCTGCGCGGCCTGGGGTTGTTCCGCTGA